One Desulfovibrionales bacterium genomic region harbors:
- a CDS encoding phosphoribosylformylglycinamidine synthase subunit PurQ has protein sequence MVKKVRSIVISGNGTNCEMEMAHACRLAGADEVDIVHISDLIYGVKRLDDYHFLNLPGGFLDGDDLGAAQAGANRFRYATVRGSGERLLEQLLRFINAGKLVFGVCNGFQLMVKLGLLPGFDGRYTEREVTLTYNDSGRFEDRWACLRVNSHSPCVLTKGIDRLYLPVRHGEGKFIARDASVLKRLHTDGLVVLQYTQAAGDEPTMEYPWNPNGSTDAIAGICDPTGRLFGLMPHPEAYLHYTNHPRWTREKLPEEGQGLILFKNAVNFIRKHL, from the coding sequence ATGGTAAAAAAAGTGCGTTCTATTGTTATTTCCGGCAATGGCACAAATTGTGAAATGGAGATGGCCCATGCCTGCCGCCTGGCCGGTGCGGACGAAGTTGACATTGTTCATATCAGTGATCTTATTTATGGTGTCAAGCGCCTTGATGACTACCACTTTTTGAATCTGCCCGGCGGTTTCCTAGATGGAGATGATCTCGGCGCCGCCCAGGCCGGCGCCAATCGTTTTCGCTATGCCACGGTCCGGGGCAGCGGAGAGCGCCTTCTGGAACAACTGCTTCGTTTTATTAATGCGGGCAAACTTGTCTTCGGCGTTTGCAATGGTTTCCAGTTGATGGTCAAGCTGGGCCTTCTGCCTGGCTTTGACGGCCGCTACACGGAACGCGAGGTAACGTTGACCTATAATGACTCCGGCCGTTTTGAAGATCGCTGGGCCTGCCTCCGGGTGAACAGCCATTCTCCCTGCGTGCTTACAAAGGGCATTGACCGCCTCTACTTACCGGTACGGCATGGCGAGGGGAAATTCATCGCCCGGGACGCCTCTGTATTAAAAAGATTACATACGGATGGGTTGGTGGTTCTTCAATATACGCAGGCAGCGGGTGATGAGCCGACCATGGAATACCCCTGGAATCCTAATGGTTCCACAGATGCCATCGCCGGTATTTGCGATCCTACCGGGAGACTCTTCGGGCTTATGCCCCATCCTGAGGCCTATCTGCATTATACCAACCATCCTCGCTGGACACGGGAGAAACTGCCTGAAGAAGGCCAGGGGCTTATATTATTTAAAAACGCCGTCAATTTTATTCGTAAACACCTCTAA
- a CDS encoding DUF6178 family protein: MEVNSYTEKSPGDLLKLEAREAGRFLDQLPLPDRVDFIMRASAKERQSLVLLTSRPEEIVALFPPEELFFTIKEIGATDALPLISLTTSEQLHLILDIDWWQKDRLRPDKIFEWLRLLFACSEDKVAAWLNTVEFALLVSLFKHFASAFKVGMEEDRLEEIDAFPPFTVDNYYFIRFKKPGVQETLGRIVEIAREINPKLYFDLMESIVWDVEMESEEDAYKWRQARLAEHGVPTFHEALDIYKPPSIPDPSRVKPATSPHLIESDMESKAPAPVYPLSVSERPSFVLKVLELISDQELLDRIKRGWAHVCNHVVMADVLDFDEMKDIKRGIQKASRYLNIGLEYISQGQPEQARQLLESTPLTEIFRFGYAQAIALKKKALSMVNKGCVEKDLSPADEPWRSLLAGLLRRHPLYYDPFGADRMDRGDDYRDFGALREVEETKERLEEAELIGRLMKERLADYGLIKDLPLAACNIQMAIELNWSVILFTVVAQMLSKNTPRLWPVTVEELHTLFPGLWAKGSKEKGRKLSPDIKEEMEKTLLGPFFSPAPEERGRITRYLEACHKRIEEDMGFLDIHTPIDPRYIHVLLVEI, encoded by the coding sequence ATGGAAGTGAATTCATATACGGAAAAATCACCGGGTGACTTGCTAAAGCTGGAGGCCCGCGAAGCAGGCCGTTTTCTGGATCAGTTGCCTTTGCCGGATCGGGTTGACTTTATAATGCGCGCCTCCGCGAAGGAAAGACAGTCCCTGGTGCTACTGACGAGCCGTCCAGAAGAGATCGTGGCCCTTTTCCCGCCGGAAGAGTTATTTTTTACGATAAAAGAGATAGGGGCCACAGATGCCCTCCCGCTCATCAGTCTGACCACTTCTGAGCAACTGCACCTTATCCTGGATATTGATTGGTGGCAAAAGGACCGCCTTAGACCCGATAAGATTTTTGAGTGGCTGCGCCTCCTCTTTGCCTGCAGTGAGGACAAGGTAGCCGCGTGGCTTAATACCGTGGAATTTGCTCTCCTGGTGAGTCTGTTTAAACATTTTGCCAGCGCCTTTAAGGTCGGCATGGAGGAAGACAGGCTTGAAGAGATTGACGCCTTCCCACCCTTTACCGTGGATAATTATTACTTTATTCGCTTTAAGAAGCCTGGCGTTCAGGAAACGCTGGGTAGGATCGTGGAGATTGCCCGGGAGATAAATCCAAAGCTTTACTTTGATCTCATGGAATCTATAGTCTGGGACGTTGAAATGGAGAGTGAAGAGGATGCCTATAAATGGCGGCAGGCCAGACTGGCAGAGCATGGTGTCCCCACCTTTCATGAGGCCCTGGATATATACAAACCGCCCTCCATACCCGATCCCTCCCGTGTAAAACCGGCTACATCTCCACATCTCATCGAATCAGACATGGAGTCCAAAGCTCCGGCGCCTGTATATCCGCTGTCTGTTTCCGAACGACCCTCTTTTGTACTAAAGGTCCTTGAACTCATAAGTGATCAAGAGCTTCTGGACCGCATCAAGCGCGGTTGGGCCCATGTATGCAACCATGTGGTCATGGCCGATGTCCTTGACTTCGACGAGATGAAGGATATTAAGAGGGGGATCCAGAAGGCCTCCCGCTACCTTAATATCGGCCTGGAATATATCAGCCAGGGGCAACCCGAACAGGCCCGGCAGCTCCTTGAGTCTACGCCCCTAACTGAGATATTTCGCTTTGGCTATGCGCAGGCTATAGCCTTGAAGAAAAAGGCCCTATCTATGGTCAATAAAGGCTGTGTAGAGAAAGACCTTTCTCCGGCGGATGAACCCTGGCGTTCGCTTCTGGCCGGGTTATTACGGAGGCATCCGCTCTATTACGACCCTTTTGGCGCAGACAGAATGGATAGGGGCGATGATTATCGTGATTTTGGTGCGCTGCGCGAGGTGGAGGAAACTAAGGAAAGGCTGGAAGAGGCAGAACTCATCGGCAGGTTGATGAAAGAACGTCTTGCCGATTATGGCCTGATAAAGGACCTTCCCTTGGCTGCATGCAACATTCAGATGGCCATAGAACTCAACTGGAGTGTAATCCTGTTTACTGTCGTGGCCCAAATGCTATCAAAAAATACCCCGCGTCTTTGGCCCGTTACGGTCGAGGAACTCCACACCCTTTTCCCCGGACTTTGGGCGAAAGGCAGCAAAGAAAAAGGGCGAAAGCTCTCACCGGATATAAAAGAAGAGATGGAAAAGACCCTGCTGGGGCCGTTTTTTTCTCCTGCACCCGAAGAGCGGGGGCGTATTACCCGCTATCTTGAAGCCTGCCATAAACGCATAGAAGAAGATATGGGATTTCTTGATATTCACACCCCTATAGATCCGCGTTACATCCATGTCCTCCTCGTAGAAATTTGA
- a CDS encoding YraN family protein yields the protein MDKILAGKKGEDLAVTFLKKTGYVILARNYRDSLGEVDIIAEEDGALVFIEVKSRGSLRYGDPKEAITAHKKRQLSRTALAFINKNGLSSQQARFDVVTIQFAGGQPQFELIKNAFDVTY from the coding sequence TTGGATAAGATACTCGCCGGCAAAAAGGGAGAGGACTTAGCCGTAACATTCCTCAAAAAAACCGGGTATGTTATTTTGGCCAGAAACTACCGGGACAGCCTGGGAGAGGTGGACATTATTGCGGAAGAAGACGGGGCGCTGGTGTTCATAGAGGTTAAATCCCGTGGCTCCCTTAGGTATGGAGATCCCAAGGAGGCTATTACCGCCCACAAAAAAAGACAGTTGTCCAGGACGGCCCTGGCGTTTATAAATAAGAATGGGCTTTCCAGCCAGCAAGCCCGCTTCGACGTGGTGACCATCCAATTTGCAGGTGGCCAGCCGCAGTTTGAACTTATCAAAAATGCCTTCGATGTTACCTATTGA